In Vibrio sp. FE10, the following are encoded in one genomic region:
- a CDS encoding sodium:solute symporter family transporter: protein MVTYSSFVVIALYVLTTLFISYLVNKRYSVGGDFSTGGKQFGWFTAGVSILATYISAMTFVGMPGWVYSSGMEAMSVHLNYPIVIFFAVVFFVPVFYKLGLTSIYEYLEHRFGVVARTINSIVFIVVQCISAGVILYAVALILVQVLPVSISEAIIYISLFTALYTYAGGISTVIWTDMLQSAVLIIGSIAIFALLLMKIDAGEVLSPEHLNIINLDFDLGVDTTLWAGVVAVSFLHLSVYGTNQLIIQRTLATKNVKTAQKSMLLCGYGAFFIYLFFSVMGVLLSVFYQDQSFENSNEVILDFVFNHTNPIIVGLVISALSAAAMSTLDSTYNSMATVATFDFYKRFFRKKASDAHYESVARKMSLVAAASVVVPALLAVSNESVLKTIASLTSIFVGIRLGSFILGLFFKKANEKGVIAGSVGSVAVVFIAKYIGISWPWFALIGTVVFLVLGVVVSRFWGEVTEQQNEFIAKQKHLFAKPTASHYGLLVFAVVTIAACTVIPDWLYAALS from the coding sequence ATGGTTACGTACTCAAGTTTTGTGGTTATTGCTCTTTATGTGCTAACTACTTTATTTATCAGCTACTTAGTGAATAAGCGTTATAGCGTTGGTGGCGACTTTTCGACTGGTGGAAAACAGTTTGGTTGGTTTACGGCAGGTGTGTCGATTCTTGCAACCTACATCAGTGCGATGACGTTCGTGGGCATGCCGGGCTGGGTTTATAGCTCAGGCATGGAAGCAATGAGCGTCCATTTGAATTACCCAATAGTGATTTTTTTCGCTGTGGTTTTCTTTGTCCCGGTGTTTTACAAACTCGGCCTTACCTCGATTTATGAATACCTAGAGCACCGCTTCGGCGTTGTTGCTCGCACGATCAACTCTATCGTGTTTATTGTGGTTCAGTGTATTTCGGCAGGGGTGATTTTGTATGCGGTTGCACTGATCTTGGTGCAAGTGTTGCCGGTGAGCATCTCCGAGGCAATCATCTACATTAGCTTGTTTACCGCTTTGTATACCTATGCAGGGGGGATCTCGACCGTCATATGGACAGACATGTTGCAGTCAGCGGTGTTGATCATCGGCAGTATTGCTATCTTTGCCTTATTGCTAATGAAGATTGATGCGGGCGAAGTGTTGTCTCCTGAACACCTGAATATCATCAACCTCGATTTCGACTTGGGTGTTGATACCACTTTGTGGGCGGGTGTGGTGGCCGTGAGTTTCTTACATCTAAGTGTGTACGGCACTAACCAATTGATTATTCAAAGAACGCTGGCGACCAAAAACGTTAAGACAGCACAAAAATCCATGCTGCTTTGTGGTTACGGCGCGTTCTTTATCTACCTGTTTTTCTCGGTAATGGGCGTTCTACTGAGTGTCTTTTATCAAGACCAAAGCTTTGAAAACAGCAATGAAGTGATTCTCGATTTCGTGTTTAACCATACCAACCCCATCATTGTTGGTTTGGTGATATCCGCGCTGTCTGCAGCAGCGATGTCGACACTGGATTCCACTTATAACTCAATGGCGACTGTGGCAACGTTCGATTTCTATAAGCGCTTTTTCCGTAAGAAAGCCTCTGACGCACATTATGAATCGGTCGCCAGAAAAATGAGTTTAGTTGCTGCGGCTTCGGTTGTTGTACCTGCTTTGTTGGCGGTGTCTAACGAATCTGTGCTTAAGACGATTGCCAGCCTGACCTCCATTTTTGTTGGTATTCGCCTTGGCTCTTTCATCCTTGGTTTGTTCTTTAAAAAGGCAAATGAGAAAGGGGTGATTGCAGGCAGTGTTGGCAGCGTGGCTGTGGTGTTTATTGCTAAATACATTGGTATCTCTTGGCCTTGGTTTGCCTTGATTGGCACCGTAGTTTTCCTCGTGTTAGGAGTTGTTGTGAGTCGTTTCTGGGGAGAAGTGACAGAGCAACAAAATGAATTTATAGCCAAGCAGAAGCACTTGTTCGCCAAGCCTACTGCGAGTCATTACGGCTTGTTGGTGTTCGCTGTTGTGACAATCGCTGCTTGTACTGTTATCCCTGATTGGCTCTATGCCGCTCTTTCTTAA
- a CDS encoding MFS transporter gives MTTKKHMSEVPMIQRVAAYLAILVGYFFYCYNFVIIDYVRPYIVDAYDGINLADTAQFYTWQSVGALIGALSCAWVASNFGKKSTLIVITALNGGATIINMMFTDYAMWAAMRFIIGISLGGYFTVAVSLMIGLFTPSVRGKLTAFASSMFSVALMAMGAYAAFISSIDAPWQSLMWVGGIPPLVAAALMIFILPSDKKVIAYGEEEQAAAEASNAPAKKGSWGEMLSAPYRKLTITCLLLAGLNFYGYQFFSGFVTTYLKDVRQFDGATIGIIFSISAFGSLFGAWVWGAIADKYGRKVNAFGFILAGVMASVFFVAPSDVMIGSLNMLAILGLIYNFGLSASAVWGGYFSELFPAHLRSFGAALFHGGRIIGMWAPMVLVFIQERSDLATAMWGSPIVWILAGLLWLSLPETLKGGIFDKSKKAEAAKA, from the coding sequence ATGACTACTAAAAAACACATGAGCGAAGTTCCTATGATTCAAAGGGTAGCTGCTTATCTAGCAATTCTAGTTGGCTACTTTTTCTATTGTTATAACTTTGTAATTATTGACTACGTACGCCCCTACATCGTTGATGCGTACGATGGTATTAACTTAGCGGATACCGCTCAGTTCTATACATGGCAGTCGGTTGGCGCACTGATTGGTGCCCTAAGCTGTGCATGGGTGGCATCAAACTTTGGTAAGAAATCGACTCTTATTGTCATCACCGCACTGAATGGTGGCGCAACCATCATCAACATGATGTTTACTGACTACGCGATGTGGGCAGCAATGCGTTTCATCATCGGTATTTCTTTAGGTGGCTACTTCACAGTAGCAGTAAGCCTGATGATTGGCCTATTTACACCAAGCGTTCGCGGTAAGTTAACGGCATTCGCTTCTTCTATGTTCTCGGTTGCTCTAATGGCAATGGGTGCGTATGCAGCATTCATTTCTAGCATCGACGCTCCTTGGCAAAGCCTAATGTGGGTAGGTGGTATTCCTCCTCTGGTTGCTGCTGCATTGATGATCTTCATCCTGCCTAGCGACAAGAAAGTGATCGCCTACGGTGAAGAAGAGCAAGCCGCTGCTGAAGCGTCAAACGCACCAGCGAAGAAAGGTTCTTGGGGTGAAATGTTAAGCGCGCCTTACCGCAAGCTAACGATTACCTGTTTGTTACTGGCTGGCCTTAACTTCTACGGCTACCAATTCTTCTCTGGCTTCGTGACAACGTACCTAAAAGACGTTCGTCAATTCGACGGTGCAACGATCGGAATCATCTTCTCTATCTCTGCATTCGGTTCTCTATTCGGTGCTTGGGTATGGGGTGCAATCGCCGATAAATACGGCCGTAAAGTGAACGCGTTTGGTTTCATCCTTGCGGGTGTCATGGCTTCAGTATTCTTCGTCGCACCAAGCGACGTGATGATCGGCAGCCTAAACATGCTGGCTATCCTAGGTCTTATCTACAACTTCGGTCTGTCTGCTTCTGCAGTATGGGGTGGTTACTTCTCTGAATTGTTCCCAGCTCACCTACGTAGCTTCGGTGCAGCTCTGTTCCACGGTGGTCGTATTATCGGCATGTGGGCTCCAATGGTATTGGTATTCATCCAAGAGCGCAGCGACCTTGCGACAGCAATGTGGGGTTCACCAATCGTATGGATTCTGGCCGGTCTACTGTGGCTATCTCTGCCAGAAACATTGAAAGGCGGCATTTTCGACAAGAGCAAAAAAGCGGAAGCAGCAAAAGCTTAA
- the ahpF gene encoding alkyl hydroperoxide reductase subunit F, translated as MLDQAMKQQLKAYLENLKTNVQLVLSLDNSDTANKLQDLANDIASLTDKIEVVRDDSASTRRPIMQVVNQEKGTAIGFAGLPMGHEFTSLVLALLHSGGHPIKLEADVIEQIKELDQELNVEIFISLSCQNCPEVVQAFNMMSAINPLIKTTMIDGAAFQEEVKSRDIMAVPSVFINGELFGQGRMSLAEILNKVDSGAAEKKAANLNEQAPFDVLVVGGGPAGSSAAIYAARKGIRTGVVADRFGGQVMDTMAIENFISVKATTGPKLVASLEEHVKEYGVEVITEQRAANIIAAEDTKDGYIHVELESGATLRARTVITSTGARWREMNVPGEQEYRNKGVAYCPHCDGPLFKGKKTAVIGGGNSGIEAAIDLAGIVEHVTVLEFADTLRADQVLIDKANATPNIEIIKMAQTTQVIGDGNRVTALEYKDRNTDELKQIELAGIFVQIGLMPNSEWLKGSKVELSPRGEIEINAHGATSMKGVFAAGDVTTVPYKQIIIAMGEGAKASLGAFDHLIRNSAPVKEAETA; from the coding sequence ATGTTAGATCAAGCAATGAAGCAGCAGCTAAAAGCATACCTAGAAAACCTAAAAACCAATGTTCAGTTAGTGCTGAGCCTTGATAACAGCGATACCGCAAACAAACTTCAAGATCTGGCGAATGATATCGCCTCTCTCACTGATAAAATTGAAGTAGTTCGAGATGACAGCGCAAGCACTCGCCGCCCTATCATGCAGGTCGTGAACCAAGAGAAAGGCACTGCGATCGGTTTCGCAGGTCTACCAATGGGTCACGAGTTCACCTCACTGGTACTGGCACTGCTTCACAGTGGTGGTCACCCAATCAAGCTTGAAGCTGACGTAATCGAGCAAATTAAAGAATTAGACCAAGAGCTTAATGTAGAGATTTTCATCTCGTTATCGTGCCAAAACTGTCCAGAAGTGGTTCAGGCATTCAACATGATGTCAGCGATTAATCCGCTAATTAAGACAACCATGATTGATGGCGCTGCGTTCCAAGAAGAAGTGAAGTCTCGCGACATCATGGCGGTACCGAGCGTATTCATTAACGGTGAGCTATTTGGTCAGGGACGTATGTCATTGGCTGAAATCCTCAACAAAGTTGATTCAGGCGCTGCAGAAAAGAAAGCAGCCAACCTAAACGAACAAGCACCGTTTGATGTATTGGTTGTCGGTGGTGGCCCTGCGGGTTCTTCAGCAGCTATCTACGCAGCACGTAAAGGCATTCGCACCGGTGTGGTTGCTGACCGATTCGGTGGTCAAGTGATGGATACCATGGCGATTGAGAACTTTATCTCAGTAAAAGCAACAACGGGCCCTAAGCTAGTGGCTAGCCTAGAAGAGCACGTAAAAGAGTACGGCGTTGAGGTAATAACTGAGCAGCGCGCGGCTAACATCATCGCGGCTGAAGATACAAAAGACGGCTACATCCACGTTGAACTTGAAAGCGGCGCAACACTGCGAGCTCGCACCGTCATCACAAGTACGGGTGCACGCTGGCGTGAAATGAACGTTCCGGGTGAGCAAGAGTACCGCAACAAAGGCGTTGCTTATTGCCCACACTGTGACGGTCCACTGTTCAAGGGTAAGAAAACAGCGGTTATTGGTGGCGGTAACTCAGGCATCGAGGCAGCGATTGATTTGGCGGGTATCGTTGAACACGTAACCGTACTTGAATTCGCAGACACACTGCGTGCCGACCAAGTGCTTATCGACAAAGCAAACGCAACGCCAAACATCGAAATCATCAAGATGGCGCAAACAACGCAAGTGATTGGCGATGGCAACCGAGTAACGGCTTTGGAATACAAAGACCGCAACACCGATGAACTTAAACAGATCGAACTAGCGGGTATCTTTGTTCAAATCGGCCTGATGCCAAATAGCGAATGGTTGAAGGGTTCAAAAGTTGAGCTGTCACCACGTGGTGAGATTGAAATTAACGCTCATGGTGCAACATCAATGAAAGGTGTATTTGCAGCGGGTGATGTAACGACAGTACCTTACAAACAGATCATCATTGCGATGGGTGAAGGTGCAAAAGCAAGTTTAGGCGCATTTGACCATCTAATCCGTAACTCAGCTCCGGTTAAAGAGGCTGAAACGGCTTAA
- a CDS encoding L-serine ammonia-lyase, producing the protein MLSIFDIYKIGVGPSSSHTNGPMIAGFHFTQLVADKITEVVRVQVDLYGSLSLTGIGHHTDRATILGLLGNKPDTIKITSANEAMRLAIDSGEMQLSGHHTIGFNYQTDMLFHEDNLPLHENGMMITAFDQSGNVIVDETYYSIGGGFIATADELQNGTQTQAVEVPFPFKNADEMLRKAEDSGMSLGGMILKNEAAFQGDDVISEKADQIWRVMTRCMERGFETEGILDGGLNVTRRAPNLLKKLEANAAVENDPMEIMDWINLFAFAVSEENAAGGQVVTSPTNGAAGVIPAVLMYYHRFIKELDTKQLKDFLAVSGAIGILYKTNASISGAEVGCQGEVGVSSSMAAAGLTALRGGSNEQICIAAEIAMEHSLGMTCDPIGGLVQVPCIERNAMGSMKAINASRMALKRNSKSLISLDKVIATMYQTGKDMNKKYRETSLGGLALIHLAHPCE; encoded by the coding sequence ATGTTATCGATCTTTGATATCTACAAAATTGGTGTGGGGCCATCGAGCTCACACACTAACGGCCCAATGATTGCGGGTTTCCATTTCACTCAATTGGTCGCGGATAAAATCACGGAAGTGGTTCGTGTTCAGGTCGATCTTTATGGTTCGTTATCGTTAACCGGAATAGGGCACCATACCGACAGAGCAACCATCTTGGGTTTGCTCGGCAATAAGCCAGACACGATTAAGATCACCAGCGCTAATGAAGCGATGCGCCTTGCTATCGACAGTGGTGAAATGCAGCTGAGTGGCCATCACACCATTGGCTTCAATTATCAAACCGACATGCTATTCCACGAAGATAATCTGCCTTTGCATGAGAACGGCATGATGATTACCGCGTTCGATCAAAGCGGTAATGTGATTGTTGATGAAACCTATTACTCCATTGGTGGTGGCTTTATTGCAACCGCGGATGAGCTGCAAAACGGCACTCAAACCCAAGCCGTAGAAGTCCCTTTCCCATTCAAAAATGCCGATGAAATGCTGCGAAAAGCAGAAGACAGCGGCATGAGCTTGGGTGGCATGATTCTGAAAAATGAAGCGGCTTTCCAAGGCGATGATGTTATCTCAGAAAAAGCCGATCAAATTTGGCGAGTAATGACTCGTTGCATGGAACGCGGATTTGAAACCGAAGGTATTCTTGATGGCGGTTTGAACGTCACACGTCGAGCGCCAAACTTGTTGAAGAAGCTTGAAGCTAATGCGGCGGTTGAAAACGATCCAATGGAAATCATGGACTGGATTAACTTGTTTGCTTTTGCGGTTAGCGAAGAAAATGCAGCTGGCGGTCAAGTGGTGACATCACCCACCAATGGTGCTGCGGGTGTGATTCCTGCGGTATTGATGTATTACCATCGCTTCATTAAAGAACTCGATACCAAGCAACTGAAAGATTTCTTAGCGGTATCAGGCGCGATTGGTATTTTGTACAAAACCAATGCTTCCATTTCTGGCGCGGAAGTAGGGTGCCAAGGTGAAGTGGGTGTGTCATCTTCTATGGCGGCAGCAGGTTTAACGGCATTACGTGGTGGCAGCAATGAGCAGATTTGTATTGCAGCAGAGATTGCGATGGAGCATTCACTCGGTATGACATGTGACCCGATTGGTGGCTTGGTACAAGTGCCATGTATTGAACGAAATGCGATGGGTTCCATGAAGGCGATTAATGCTTCACGAATGGCGCTCAAACGTAACAGCAAGAGCCTGATCTCATTAGATAAAGTGATTGCCACTATGTATCAGACGGGTAAAGACATGAATAAGAAGTATCGTGAAACGTCTCTAGGTGGTTTGGCACTGATTCACTTAGCTCACCCTTGTGAATAG
- a CDS encoding nuclear transport factor 2 family protein produces MSKYQEAKRIVRDYFDAMENATHENVAEVLKAHTSEDYLWRGVYPFREQEGAQAAADVFWAPMMKSMTRMQRRQDIFIGGNNEVNPDEIWVMSMGHFMGLFDAEYLGMRPTGKIMNVRYAEFNCVVDGKITKTGLFLDLLGMMDQAGCYPLPPSTGKHFVYPGPRNHDGLLFEDAAPEEGVATLALVNKMVDDLSALNDSGAMGCPPEVLAKSWSKDMIWYGPCGIGASYTIPRYQQQHQLPFRNNLKDKKFNGHVCRFAEGNFSCFFGWPNLSNTPTGGFLGMTGGEVRANMQVVDVYYRDGDKLSENWVLIDLPYWLQQQGLDVFERTSSIMNPTL; encoded by the coding sequence ATGTCTAAATATCAAGAAGCTAAACGCATTGTTCGTGACTACTTTGACGCAATGGAAAACGCTACTCACGAAAACGTTGCTGAAGTTTTAAAAGCACACACTTCTGAAGATTACTTGTGGCGTGGTGTTTACCCATTCCGTGAGCAAGAAGGCGCTCAAGCTGCGGCAGACGTATTCTGGGCTCCAATGATGAAGTCAATGACACGCATGCAGCGTCGTCAAGACATCTTCATCGGCGGTAACAACGAAGTTAACCCAGATGAAATTTGGGTAATGAGCATGGGTCACTTCATGGGTCTGTTCGACGCTGAATACCTAGGCATGCGCCCTACTGGCAAGATCATGAACGTTCGCTACGCAGAGTTTAACTGTGTGGTTGATGGCAAAATCACTAAGACTGGCCTGTTCCTAGACCTACTAGGCATGATGGATCAAGCGGGTTGCTACCCACTTCCACCATCAACTGGTAAGCACTTCGTTTACCCTGGTCCACGTAACCACGATGGTCTGTTGTTTGAAGATGCGGCTCCGGAAGAAGGCGTTGCAACGCTTGCTCTAGTGAACAAGATGGTTGATGACCTTTCTGCACTTAACGACAGCGGCGCGATGGGTTGCCCACCAGAAGTACTCGCGAAGAGCTGGTCAAAAGACATGATTTGGTACGGCCCATGTGGTATCGGCGCGTCTTACACGATTCCTCGTTACCAGCAACAGCACCAACTTCCTTTCCGTAATAACCTGAAAGACAAGAAGTTCAACGGCCACGTTTGTCGTTTCGCTGAAGGTAACTTCTCTTGTTTCTTCGGTTGGCCAAACCTATCAAACACACCAACGGGCGGTTTCCTAGGTATGACTGGCGGCGAAGTTCGCGCAAACATGCAAGTGGTTGACGTGTACTACCGTGACGGCGACAAACTGTCTGAGAACTGGGTTCTTATCGACCTTCCTTACTGGCTACAACAGCAAGGTCTGGACGTGTTCGAACGTACTTCATCTATCATGAATCCAACGCTGTAA
- the ahpC gene encoding alkyl hydroperoxide reductase subunit C encodes MINTEIKPFNATAFKNGEFVEITEQDVKGKWAVFFFYPADFTFVCPTELVDLQDKYAELQSRGVEVYSVSTDTHFSHKAWHDTSDKIGTIEYFMVGDQTGNITNNFNVMREGQGLADRATFLIDPEGVIQAMEITAEGIGRDAEDLLRKVKAAQYVAAHPGEVCPAKWKEGEETLAPSLDLVGKI; translated from the coding sequence ATGATCAACACAGAAATCAAACCATTCAACGCAACAGCATTCAAAAACGGCGAATTCGTAGAAATCACTGAGCAAGACGTTAAAGGCAAGTGGGCTGTATTCTTCTTCTACCCAGCAGATTTCACGTTCGTATGTCCAACTGAGCTAGTTGACCTACAAGACAAATACGCAGAGCTTCAATCTCGCGGTGTAGAAGTTTACTCAGTATCAACTGACACGCACTTCTCTCACAAAGCATGGCACGATACTTCTGACAAAATCGGCACTATCGAATACTTCATGGTAGGCGACCAAACAGGCAACATCACAAATAACTTCAACGTTATGCGTGAAGGTCAGGGCCTTGCAGACCGTGCAACGTTCCTAATCGACCCAGAAGGCGTTATCCAAGCAATGGAAATTACTGCTGAAGGTATCGGCCGTGACGCTGAAGACCTACTGCGCAAGGTTAAAGCAGCACAATACGTAGCCGCTCACCCAGGTGAAGTTTGCCCAGCTAAATGGAAAGAAGGCGAAGAGACTCTAGCGCCATCTCTAGACCTAGTAGGCAAGATTTAA
- a CDS encoding Lrp/AsnC family transcriptional regulator has translation MKQKESTKEVLDDTDIAILGHIQQDGRMSNSKLAEKVNLSETPCWRRWKRMEETGYIDGYAAKLNRKKLGLHVAGFTLVTLGNHEVENTEPFEEFVEVTDWIPMCHCIAGGADYMVQVLAKDLEEYFERISSIRRVKGVSALQSNISVKELKNSYLLPLED, from the coding sequence ATGAAACAGAAAGAATCCACTAAAGAAGTGTTAGATGACACAGATATCGCCATCTTAGGACACATCCAACAAGACGGTCGCATGAGCAACAGTAAGCTCGCTGAAAAGGTTAACCTCAGTGAAACCCCATGCTGGCGCCGCTGGAAACGTATGGAAGAGACTGGCTATATCGATGGTTACGCCGCAAAGCTAAACCGCAAGAAGTTAGGTTTGCACGTAGCAGGTTTTACCTTAGTGACTCTAGGCAACCACGAGGTTGAAAACACCGAACCGTTTGAAGAATTTGTTGAAGTAACCGATTGGATTCCGATGTGTCATTGCATTGCAGGTGGTGCTGACTACATGGTGCAAGTGTTGGCTAAAGATTTGGAAGAGTACTTTGAGCGTATTAGCTCGATCAGGCGAGTCAAAGGCGTGAGCGCGCTTCAATCCAACATATCGGTTAAAGAATTGAAAAACAGCTATCTGCTGCCTCTTGAAGACTAG
- a CDS encoding VOC family protein, with product MKMNHVGLMVGDMDKAVEFYTKALGLRIVMNNTKVMEERESAIGRMCIAVFGEGFKGFNIAHLVTSDGIGVELFEMKDRQERHEVDFSRLGIFHFCLQLPKEQFHSAIKRVEEYGGKVRMDIMRYHPEDELKQAQMVYLEDPFGNLFEFYSHTYEDTYATDYE from the coding sequence ATGAAAATGAATCACGTAGGCCTAATGGTTGGCGATATGGACAAAGCGGTTGAGTTTTACACGAAAGCTTTAGGTCTAAGAATCGTAATGAACAACACCAAAGTAATGGAAGAGCGCGAATCAGCAATCGGCCGTATGTGTATCGCAGTATTTGGTGAAGGCTTCAAAGGCTTCAACATTGCACACCTAGTAACTTCAGATGGCATCGGTGTTGAGCTGTTCGAAATGAAAGATCGTCAAGAGCGTCACGAAGTTGATTTCTCTCGCCTAGGCATCTTCCACTTCTGTCTACAGCTTCCAAAAGAGCAGTTCCATTCAGCAATCAAGCGTGTTGAAGAGTATGGCGGTAAGGTTCGTATGGACATCATGCGTTACCACCCAGAAGACGAACTAAAACAAGCACAAATGGTTTACCTAGAAGACCCGTTTGGGAACCTATTCGAATTCTACTCG
- a CDS encoding LysE family translocator — MSSQLMLAFLLFSISIAITPGAGNIALLGISSRYGFAATLPFISGNAFGIIIVLAGSSVGLVSLFTLYPELYNILKYAGAAYLLFMAWSIANMQIEESTVDNRSGFMSGVLVQVLNPKGWIASLTVFSQFITPNADYLIQVVTIIAGMVITGVPCMLVWAYCGTMLKKLLQSPKQMMFVNRCLGGSLAMVVAFMLYQPA, encoded by the coding sequence ATGAGCTCTCAGTTAATGCTGGCGTTCTTGCTGTTTTCAATATCTATTGCAATTACACCTGGGGCAGGAAATATCGCATTACTTGGGATATCAAGTCGTTATGGATTTGCCGCGACTTTACCTTTTATATCTGGAAACGCTTTTGGCATCATCATCGTACTGGCGGGTTCTAGCGTCGGTTTGGTGAGCCTATTCACCCTTTATCCAGAGCTATACAACATTTTGAAATACGCGGGCGCGGCTTACTTGCTGTTCATGGCGTGGTCGATTGCGAATATGCAAATCGAAGAAAGCACCGTCGACAATCGCTCGGGCTTTATGTCTGGCGTATTGGTGCAGGTGTTGAACCCTAAAGGTTGGATTGCTTCGTTAACCGTGTTTTCACAGTTCATCACTCCAAACGCAGACTACCTGATTCAAGTGGTGACCATTATTGCTGGTATGGTGATCACGGGCGTACCGTGCATGTTGGTGTGGGCGTATTGCGGCACCATGCTTAAAAAGCTACTGCAATCACCGAAGCAGATGATGTTTGTGAACCGTTGCTTGGGCGGAAGCTTAGCTATGGTGGTTGCCTTTATGCTTTATCAACCTGCATAA